Proteins co-encoded in one Candidatus Thiodictyon syntrophicum genomic window:
- a CDS encoding plasmid pRiA4b ORF-3 family protein: MAKSAQAIYQIKIGLDGAKPPIWRRVLIDGAVPLPKFHQVIQIVMGWTDSHLHQFRVGRVYYGTPDPHSDFMEILDERRYKLNQLLRNEKESIIYEYDFGDSWEHKISLEKILPGDPAATLPCCIKGKGACPPEDVGGIPGYYGFIAALGDPTHPEHEEYKEWIGGEFDPQAFEVDEVNALLLEYCR, encoded by the coding sequence ATGGCAAAAAGCGCTCAAGCAATCTATCAGATCAAGATCGGCCTTGATGGCGCAAAGCCGCCGATCTGGCGCCGCGTGCTCATCGACGGCGCGGTGCCGCTGCCGAAGTTCCATCAGGTCATCCAGATCGTCATGGGGTGGACCGACTCCCATTTACATCAGTTCCGTGTCGGCCGGGTTTACTATGGCACGCCGGACCCTCATTCTGATTTCATGGAAATCCTGGATGAGCGACGCTATAAGCTTAACCAGCTTCTCAGGAACGAGAAAGAGTCGATCATCTACGAATACGATTTCGGCGATAGTTGGGAGCATAAAATATCGCTGGAGAAGATCCTGCCCGGCGACCCGGCCGCAACCCTGCCGTGCTGCATCAAGGGCAAGGGCGCCTGTCCGCCGGAAGACGTCGGGGGCATTCCCGGTTACTATGGATTCATTGCGGCACTGGGCGATCCGACACACCCGGAGCACGAAGAGTACAAGGAATGGATCGGGGGCGAATTCGACCCCCAGGCGTTCGAGGTCGACGAGGTCAATGCGCTGCTGCTTGAATATTGCCGGTGA